The proteins below are encoded in one region of Acetobacteroides hydrogenigenes:
- a CDS encoding PAS domain-containing protein — protein sequence MINENVMLQIADMVDTGILVVYQNRITFQNPTAKSILNQYYSTMGVDGPFFSKNISISKEKIRSWQRTMAAGEVWHDRIEVRIAGRGAALEVKVRSTDGKYGKHGSYIFTLHGITEVKASNSSKEDIPLSHIIDNAPFMFLEWNEEGKIGYVNKSLRQFVGLDSEKLVGRTFRELMPEHVTNRIDQQSRKLKSEGGYSISESHFKVKSKDRLAFWMHAQAAPKNGKDHFFSVGIDITDKSIDDNEHVVLRKQCNALAGNLRHSLFIINKNLEVTFANDLAIQWFEGKGFKKGNPCNGVLFNLSAHPRASEFRAFFKQNIRSLKPKIFFENDEMFERFSLPLVQNNEISSIVVEHRKVNGFKRELMLLDIEGEMPQSIIETAKVSIVRINEDMEFTYVNAQFASLLQYDPSELIGTYIPEIITPEHRADSLARFSEFKQGTESYYEEDVEIYRKDGTTIWVEVLVSGVRRSDGTFSSFTATINDITKRKRREAELKSQLIQSKKVKNNMDKFYSIIGHDLRNPFLTTKLISENLIGHVEKQNDTKTAMFLKDITCLAEEGLNLLDNLVSWTKSVIEGFDYQPSYFNLRRLCSDVEKQLVIASQIKGITLANEVSGDIEIFADRNMLKTVIRNLVSNSIKYSHNGGVVGISAEVKADTTVIAVSDNGVGIEASIIPHLLEINPKKPRTSPDGKSTTGIGLLICNHFVERHDGRISVESVLGQGTTVRIELKN from the coding sequence ATGATTAATGAGAATGTAATGCTGCAAATCGCCGACATGGTAGATACGGGCATTCTCGTTGTTTACCAAAATCGGATTACCTTCCAAAACCCGACGGCTAAATCTATCCTAAACCAGTACTATAGCACGATGGGTGTTGATGGGCCATTTTTCTCAAAAAATATATCCATCTCGAAAGAAAAAATACGTAGCTGGCAGCGTACAATGGCTGCCGGAGAGGTTTGGCACGATAGGATAGAGGTTCGAATAGCCGGTAGAGGTGCTGCATTGGAGGTTAAGGTAAGATCTACCGATGGTAAGTATGGTAAGCATGGCTCCTACATATTTACCCTACATGGTATTACAGAGGTAAAAGCAAGCAATTCATCCAAAGAAGATATTCCCCTTTCGCATATCATAGACAATGCTCCATTTATGTTTTTAGAATGGAATGAAGAGGGGAAAATCGGTTACGTTAATAAGTCTCTGAGGCAGTTTGTTGGGCTAGATTCCGAAAAGCTGGTTGGTCGTACGTTTCGAGAGCTTATGCCCGAACATGTAACAAATCGGATAGATCAACAATCCAGAAAGCTTAAAAGCGAGGGAGGATACTCCATTTCCGAAAGCCATTTTAAGGTTAAGAGTAAGGATCGGTTGGCCTTTTGGATGCACGCACAGGCAGCTCCCAAAAACGGAAAGGATCATTTCTTCTCCGTAGGGATTGATATCACCGATAAGAGTATTGATGATAACGAGCATGTCGTACTCCGAAAGCAATGCAACGCGCTGGCCGGAAATCTGAGGCATTCGCTCTTCATCATAAACAAAAATCTTGAGGTTACATTTGCCAACGATCTTGCCATTCAGTGGTTCGAAGGAAAGGGCTTTAAAAAAGGAAACCCCTGCAACGGTGTTCTGTTTAACCTGTCCGCACATCCCAGAGCCTCGGAGTTTAGGGCATTCTTCAAGCAGAATATTCGAAGTCTAAAGCCAAAAATTTTCTTCGAGAACGATGAGATGTTCGAACGTTTTTCCTTGCCGTTGGTACAAAACAACGAAATAAGTAGCATTGTCGTTGAGCATCGGAAGGTAAACGGATTTAAGCGGGAGCTTATGCTGCTCGATATTGAGGGTGAAATGCCTCAGTCTATCATCGAAACGGCAAAGGTGTCTATTGTAAGGATAAACGAGGATATGGAGTTTACCTATGTTAATGCACAGTTTGCCTCGCTCCTCCAGTACGATCCCTCAGAGCTAATCGGAACCTATATTCCTGAGATTATTACTCCCGAGCACAGAGCCGATTCTCTTGCCCGATTCTCGGAGTTTAAGCAAGGAACGGAATCCTACTACGAAGAAGATGTAGAGATATATAGAAAAGATGGGACGACCATTTGGGTGGAGGTGCTAGTGTCTGGGGTAAGGCGTTCGGATGGAACATTCTCTTCGTTTACGGCTACTATAAATGATATAACCAAAAGGAAGAGGAGGGAGGCCGAGCTGAAGAGCCAGCTCATTCAGAGCAAAAAGGTGAAGAATAACATGGATAAGTTCTACTCCATTATTGGTCACGACCTAAGGAATCCATTTTTAACGACTAAGCTTATATCAGAAAACCTTATCGGGCATGTAGAAAAGCAGAACGACACTAAAACGGCCATGTTCCTTAAAGACATAACCTGTTTGGCCGAAGAGGGTCTAAACCTGCTCGACAACCTGGTTTCGTGGACTAAAAGCGTAATCGAAGGCTTCGACTACCAGCCTTCCTACTTTAACCTAAGGCGCCTTTGCTCCGATGTCGAGAAGCAGCTTGTTATAGCATCTCAAATCAAGGGAATTACCCTTGCCAATGAGGTAAGCGGGGATATTGAGATATTTGCCGATCGAAACATGCTCAAAACGGTAATCCGAAATCTGGTATCAAACTCCATAAAGTACAGCCATAACGGTGGGGTTGTTGGCATAAGTGCGGAAGTAAAGGCCGATACGACTGTTATTGCCGTTTCCGACAATGGTGTGGGTATTGAAGCGAGCATCATTCCGCATCTGTTGGAAATTAACCCCAAAAAGCCACGAACCAGCCCCGATGGTAAATCGACTACCGGAATTGGGCTGCTAATCTGCAACCATTTTGTCGAAAGGCATGATGGACGTATCTCTGTAGAGAGCGTATTAGGCCAAGGCACCACAGTTAGAATCGAACTAAAGAATTAA
- a CDS encoding response regulator transcription factor, which yields MSRTKVSILLVDDHPIFAEALKLLLTTRNDYEVIGTCLNGREMLDFLTNNRPDIALVDINMPVINGEEAITKALELQPDLHIIVLTSEGKSATLERVIHSGVKGFVSKSSCQSELIDAIETVYEGGVHFSQDIFDLLITSMRQPEKNRSIADIFTIREKEIIRLLCQGKTSKEIAQELSINHRTVETHKAKIFEKTGVNNTISLVVCAIKDNLIEIF from the coding sequence ATGAGCAGAACCAAGGTTAGCATACTGCTTGTCGATGATCATCCTATTTTTGCCGAGGCCTTAAAGCTGCTCCTAACCACAAGAAACGACTACGAGGTGATTGGAACATGCCTAAACGGGCGTGAGATGCTTGATTTCTTGACAAATAATCGGCCCGACATAGCTCTAGTCGACATAAACATGCCTGTTATAAATGGCGAAGAAGCTATTACCAAGGCGCTAGAGCTACAGCCCGATCTGCACATAATTGTTTTGACATCCGAAGGGAAAAGTGCTACTTTAGAAAGAGTAATACACTCGGGGGTAAAAGGTTTTGTATCGAAGAGCAGCTGTCAATCCGAGCTTATTGATGCCATAGAAACCGTGTACGAGGGAGGTGTCCACTTTTCGCAGGACATCTTCGACCTTTTGATAACCAGTATGCGGCAGCCCGAGAAAAATAGATCGATAGCAGACATCTTTACCATACGCGAGAAGGAGATTATCCGGCTTCTATGCCAAGGAAAAACATCGAAGGAGATTGCGCAGGAGCTGAGTATAAATCACCGAACGGTAGAAACCCATAAGGCAAAGATCTTCGAGAAAACGGGGGTTAACAATACGATTAGCCTGGTGGTGTGCGCCATTAAGGACAACCTTATCGAGATCTTCTAG
- a CDS encoding LysE family translocator, which yields MDIYQIVSFLAASVLLTLLPGPDILFVVAQSITSGWRSGVAVAVGLCSGLIIHTSLVAFGVAALLAKIPIALTGIKAFGALYLLYLAYMSWGEAGLALAKTGGKQRYSKLLKIGFVMNVLNPKVLLFYLAFLPQFVVAGGNTALQVFTLGGIFFIQAIVIFSIVAFFAGLLNRFVEQSPVGRYIGKIKSIIFVLIAVNLFWL from the coding sequence ATGGATATCTACCAAATAGTCTCCTTTCTTGCCGCATCGGTGCTGCTAACGCTTCTGCCCGGCCCCGATATCCTTTTTGTGGTGGCACAAAGCATTACCAGCGGCTGGCGTAGCGGAGTAGCGGTAGCTGTAGGATTATGCTCGGGGTTAATCATTCATACCTCGCTGGTGGCCTTTGGCGTTGCCGCCCTATTAGCCAAAATACCAATTGCACTAACAGGCATTAAGGCCTTTGGCGCACTTTACCTGCTCTACCTAGCCTACATGTCGTGGGGCGAGGCGGGTTTGGCGCTGGCAAAGACAGGAGGAAAGCAGCGCTACTCCAAGCTGCTAAAGATTGGGTTTGTGATGAACGTGCTTAACCCAAAGGTGCTGCTCTTCTACCTTGCCTTTCTGCCCCAGTTTGTGGTTGCAGGAGGTAACACGGCACTGCAGGTTTTTACCCTAGGCGGAATCTTCTTTATTCAAGCAATAGTAATCTTCTCTATCGTTGCCTTCTTTGCAGGCTTGCTCAACCGATTTGTGGAGCAATCGCCCGTTGGCCGTTATATCGGCAAGATTAAGAGCATAATATTTGTACTTATTGCGGTTAACCTGTTTTGGCTATAA
- the rlmN gene encoding 23S rRNA (adenine(2503)-C(2))-methyltransferase RlmN: protein MTTDINKPWLYGKTLAELKEVATSLGLPGFTAKQIADWLYKKNATNIDQFTNLSIKAREVLKAEYQVGYIAHTDVQTSIDGTKKYLFPTVGGKFIESAYIPDRDRATLCVSSQSGCKMGCLFCMTAKQGFQSHLSAGEILNQVRAIPEFEKLTNLVYMGMGEPMDNLKNVLASLDILTSDYGYGWSPTRITVSTIGVIPAMREFLEKSKCHLAISLHTPFDEERRKLMPIQNVYKIRDVAEELKQWDFTKQRRVSFEYIMFKDLNDTPAHVKELVRLLNGIKCRINLIRFHPIPGTPLLGSDEQTVQGFKEALNAKGVVTTVRASRGQDIYAACGLLSTKELNKKEEETDF from the coding sequence ATGACTACGGATATAAACAAGCCCTGGCTTTACGGTAAAACGCTCGCAGAACTCAAGGAGGTCGCAACCTCTCTTGGTCTACCCGGCTTTACTGCTAAGCAAATTGCCGACTGGCTCTACAAGAAGAACGCAACCAACATCGACCAGTTTACCAACCTATCGATTAAGGCACGTGAGGTGCTTAAGGCAGAATATCAGGTTGGATACATTGCCCATACCGATGTACAAACATCAATAGATGGCACTAAGAAGTACCTATTCCCCACTGTTGGCGGAAAGTTTATAGAAAGCGCCTACATCCCCGATAGGGATAGGGCAACGCTATGCGTATCGTCGCAAAGCGGATGCAAGATGGGCTGCCTCTTCTGCATGACCGCAAAGCAAGGCTTTCAGTCGCACCTGTCGGCCGGAGAAATACTGAACCAAGTAAGAGCAATTCCCGAGTTCGAGAAGCTAACCAACCTCGTTTACATGGGGATGGGCGAGCCTATGGATAACCTTAAGAATGTGCTTGCCAGCCTCGACATACTTACCTCCGACTACGGTTACGGCTGGAGTCCAACCCGAATAACGGTATCCACCATCGGGGTTATTCCGGCCATGAGGGAGTTTTTGGAAAAGAGCAAGTGCCATTTGGCCATCAGCCTTCACACCCCTTTCGACGAGGAGCGCCGTAAGCTAATGCCCATCCAGAACGTTTATAAGATTCGCGACGTAGCAGAGGAGCTAAAACAGTGGGACTTCACCAAGCAGCGCCGCGTAAGCTTCGAGTACATCATGTTTAAGGATCTGAACGATACGCCAGCCCATGTTAAGGAGCTGGTAAGGCTACTAAACGGAATAAAATGCCGTATCAACCTTATCCGCTTCCATCCTATCCCCGGCACTCCACTACTAGGATCGGACGAGCAAACCGTACAGGGCTTTAAGGAGGCGCTAAACGCAAAAGGCGTGGTAACTACGGTTCGTGCTTCGCGCGGACAGGATATCTACGCAGCTTGCGGGCTGCTTTCGACCAAGGAACTCAATAAGAAGGAAGAAGAAACCGACTTTTAG
- a CDS encoding DUF5686 and carboxypeptidase regulatory-like domain-containing protein, translating into MRLRKLLFILLQTVCTVGAYGQLSGSITNKQGDPIPYANIYVEEQMHGTASDGSGRFSLHLNPGTYTVNFRAIGYKPQTQTINIGNRETKIAVVLEATAYDLKEIVISNKNNPANRIMRKAISNGQLYLSKLDGYNSNVYFKANVLFSKMASYIRWIAPKDSKLPISGKTYTMELVNMLTYKAPDSYTQKTISYRTNFPGDNFDIPGVDIYRSNIYNDQYYDTPSPMGRQAFSCYKFHLVATTVQDGTTIYKIGVAPKRSSGVFFKGFLYIKDNTYEITNAEMETTNGLIKIHLSISYDMVKQTVPLPTSISIKVGGSLMGITFSSNMVSSVKYNSVAVKKGTSQPSDKPIAAQSTAKQNKAKPTKLHAIEKKIEELSAKDNLTAKETRQIVKLVEKKQELEDPLKSMEEKSLKVEKDSLFNTQDTSYWSRIRPIPLSDEELKYSHETDSITARIPKGIAAPKDTTTSKARWKAKAVILGGSIYTRGNFSVASSGFIGKNASYFTPVDGYTIANKLTLKTVIDTNKQFTISMKPIYSTVRQMLMGEMATRFDFAPRHMGFIELSAKTATADFNIEQPINQMLNTLACLYFKKSYKKVMDTKEVNAKLQLEVANGLSVGLGARFDNRTLVQNNINHSLFTSNSNFESNTPENIYLDSYPLSNYNQTTMLLNISYTPMPRYRFDRNGYKRYTSLYWPTVNLKIEKGLNVWGSTSSFTNVELGTTQAVEIDMFNHVYYKAKAGKFAKAKGMQLSNFYFPNTAYSTIELESTKNSFTLLPYYRFATPTEYAEAHVCYEAQSILLKHLPFLSKNQFTENIMVGYYTTGRYRNYTEIAYGLDKLFFVGGVSAVASFENGKYSGWGIRVYLNLSSGSGIQIR; encoded by the coding sequence ATGAGGCTGAGAAAGCTGCTCTTCATCCTTCTACAAACAGTTTGTACCGTTGGAGCCTACGGTCAGCTATCGGGTAGCATCACCAATAAACAAGGAGATCCCATACCCTACGCCAACATTTACGTAGAGGAGCAGATGCACGGAACAGCATCGGATGGCAGTGGACGCTTTTCGCTTCACCTTAACCCAGGAACCTATACGGTAAACTTTCGGGCTATTGGCTATAAGCCACAAACGCAAACCATTAATATTGGGAATCGAGAAACCAAGATTGCCGTTGTGCTCGAAGCAACAGCGTACGACCTTAAGGAGATTGTAATATCGAACAAGAATAACCCTGCCAACCGAATAATGCGCAAGGCCATCTCCAACGGCCAGCTATACCTGAGCAAGCTCGACGGCTACAACTCCAATGTCTACTTTAAGGCTAATGTGCTTTTTTCTAAAATGGCCAGCTACATTAGGTGGATAGCCCCAAAAGATAGCAAGCTGCCCATCTCAGGCAAAACCTATACCATGGAGTTGGTAAACATGCTTACCTACAAAGCGCCCGACAGCTACACCCAAAAAACGATATCGTATCGAACCAACTTTCCTGGAGACAACTTCGACATACCAGGAGTAGATATTTACCGAAGTAACATCTATAACGATCAGTACTACGATACCCCTTCTCCAATGGGCCGACAAGCCTTTTCGTGCTACAAGTTCCACCTAGTGGCCACCACCGTACAGGATGGTACCACCATCTACAAAATAGGTGTTGCCCCAAAGCGCTCCTCTGGGGTATTCTTCAAAGGTTTTCTCTATATCAAGGACAACACCTACGAGATTACCAATGCCGAGATGGAAACCACAAACGGTTTGATCAAGATTCACCTCAGCATCAGCTACGACATGGTGAAACAAACCGTTCCGCTCCCCACTTCCATCAGCATAAAGGTAGGAGGAAGCCTTATGGGAATAACCTTTTCGTCGAATATGGTTTCTTCGGTAAAGTACAACAGCGTAGCGGTTAAGAAGGGCACATCACAGCCATCCGATAAGCCCATAGCAGCACAAAGCACAGCTAAGCAAAATAAAGCCAAGCCCACAAAGCTGCATGCCATAGAAAAGAAGATTGAAGAGCTGTCGGCAAAGGACAACCTAACGGCAAAAGAAACGAGGCAAATTGTAAAGTTGGTTGAAAAAAAGCAGGAACTCGAAGATCCGCTCAAATCAATGGAGGAGAAAAGCCTTAAAGTGGAAAAGGACTCGCTCTTCAACACACAGGACACTAGCTACTGGAGTAGGATTCGTCCCATTCCCCTGTCGGACGAAGAGCTGAAGTACAGCCACGAAACCGACTCGATAACAGCAAGAATTCCCAAAGGAATAGCAGCACCCAAAGATACCACAACCAGCAAAGCCCGATGGAAAGCAAAAGCGGTAATTCTGGGAGGCTCCATCTACACTCGAGGAAACTTTAGCGTAGCATCTTCGGGTTTTATAGGAAAAAACGCCAGCTACTTTACCCCTGTTGATGGCTATACCATTGCAAATAAGCTCACGCTTAAAACAGTAATAGATACCAACAAACAGTTCACAATTTCGATGAAGCCAATATACTCTACCGTTAGGCAGATGCTAATGGGCGAGATGGCAACAAGATTCGACTTTGCCCCCCGCCACATGGGCTTTATTGAGCTTTCGGCCAAAACAGCAACGGCCGATTTCAATATAGAGCAACCCATAAACCAAATGCTCAACACACTTGCGTGCCTATACTTCAAAAAGAGCTACAAAAAGGTGATGGACACTAAGGAGGTGAACGCAAAGCTACAGTTAGAGGTCGCCAATGGACTATCGGTAGGTTTAGGAGCACGTTTCGACAATCGCACGCTAGTTCAAAACAACATCAACCATTCGCTATTTACCTCCAACTCGAACTTCGAGAGCAATACTCCCGAAAACATATACCTCGACAGCTACCCGCTATCGAACTACAACCAAACGACTATGCTGCTCAACATCAGCTATACGCCAATGCCACGCTATAGGTTCGATAGGAATGGATACAAACGCTACACCTCGTTGTACTGGCCAACGGTAAACTTAAAGATAGAAAAAGGGCTTAACGTTTGGGGCAGCACAAGTTCGTTTACGAACGTGGAACTTGGTACAACTCAAGCCGTGGAAATCGATATGTTTAACCACGTATACTACAAGGCTAAAGCAGGCAAATTTGCCAAGGCCAAAGGAATGCAGCTATCCAACTTCTACTTCCCGAACACAGCATACTCCACAATAGAGCTCGAATCGACCAAAAACTCCTTTACCCTACTCCCCTACTACCGTTTTGCAACGCCTACCGAGTATGCAGAAGCCCACGTGTGCTACGAAGCGCAAAGCATCCTCCTTAAACACCTCCCCTTCCTTTCAAAAAACCAATTCACCGAGAATATCATGGTTGGCTACTACACCACGGGCAGGTATAGAAACTATACCGAGATAGCCTACGGGCTCGATAAGCTCTTCTTCGTAGGAGGAGTTTCTGCAGTTGCCAGTTTCGAAAACGGGAAATACTCCGGATGGGGTATACGCGTTTACCTAAACCTATCATCGGGTTCTGGGATACAGATAAGGTAA
- a CDS encoding VOC family protein, with protein sequence MKQQNTMAKINPYITFNGNCEEAFSFYKSVFGGDFTHIERYKDMPANSHLPKCETNKILHISLPISSETILMGSDTCWETDTEFDTEARFGDNISLSISAQSEEEATQIFNALSNGGRINMPLQKTFWNAYYGMLIDKFGINWMISYDYPKN encoded by the coding sequence ATGAAACAGCAGAATACGATGGCAAAGATCAACCCTTACATTACCTTCAACGGTAACTGCGAAGAAGCATTCAGCTTTTACAAGTCGGTATTTGGTGGAGATTTTACCCACATTGAGCGCTACAAGGATATGCCGGCAAACAGTCATCTACCAAAGTGCGAAACCAATAAAATTCTGCACATTTCTCTACCAATAAGCTCCGAAACCATTCTTATGGGAAGCGACACATGTTGGGAAACCGACACTGAATTTGACACCGAAGCCCGCTTTGGAGATAATATATCGCTATCGATAAGCGCCCAAAGCGAGGAAGAAGCCACCCAAATTTTCAATGCTCTTTCCAACGGAGGACGCATTAATATGCCTCTTCAAAAAACGTTCTGGAATGCCTACTACGGTATGCTAATTGATAAATTCGGCATTAACTGGATGATAAGCTACGACTACCCAAAGAACTAA
- a CDS encoding ferredoxin--NADP reductase, with translation MIESTPVGTTACKVVANEEITDNVHYLTFERPYDFEAGQLLSLTLNANIPPRLYSIASGTNNDCISILFDVKPEGTLTPLLAKLAAGDFVFISPPYGSFLGSNEPAVWIATGTGIAPFISMAQSGLGDNKTLIHGARTINEFYFAHFFEAIKGLTYIRCASKGSYSNTYNGRLTAYLRETSSLPLNEKYYLCGNPLMVNEVRDLLIERGIPFDNILSEIFF, from the coding sequence ATGATAGAATCTACACCTGTGGGGACTACCGCTTGCAAGGTAGTAGCCAACGAAGAGATTACCGACAACGTTCACTACCTAACCTTCGAACGCCCCTACGATTTTGAGGCGGGACAGCTGCTGTCGCTTACCCTAAATGCCAATATACCTCCACGCCTATACAGCATTGCCTCTGGCACCAACAACGATTGCATAAGCATACTATTTGACGTAAAACCCGAAGGTACGCTAACGCCCCTACTAGCCAAGCTGGCTGCTGGCGACTTTGTATTTATATCGCCACCATACGGCAGTTTTTTGGGTAGTAACGAACCAGCAGTATGGATTGCCACCGGAACCGGCATTGCACCATTTATTTCGATGGCCCAATCGGGATTAGGGGATAATAAAACGCTTATCCATGGTGCAAGAACCATCAACGAGTTCTACTTTGCACATTTTTTCGAGGCAATAAAGGGGCTAACGTACATACGCTGCGCATCGAAAGGCTCCTACAGTAACACCTACAACGGAAGGCTTACCGCTTACCTACGCGAAACCTCATCCCTACCATTAAACGAAAAATACTACCTTTGCGGCAACCCGCTTATGGTTAACGAGGTTAGGGATTTGCTCATCGAAAGAGGCATTCCCTTCGACAATATTCTTTCGGAGATTTTTTTCTAA